The Geodermatophilaceae bacterium NBWT11 genome has a segment encoding these proteins:
- a CDS encoding glucose-6-phosphate dehydrogenase (NADP(+)), which translates to MRAVSCSRAGVAAGGYGHGTGWRRRADPVAHPCERSTVPENGTTDSDLPPTIFVLYGATGDLARRMVLPAFFQLAQYGLLPSEWRLVGNGRGDVSHEDFQGRVKDALTEFGPQPEEGPWEEFSKNLRFAGGGFDETDPGSLLDVLEDTKAEMGGDPQHVHYLAVPPTAFEKLTKGLQEHGLTEGSRVVYEKPYGTDPESFRELDELVLSVLDEEQVFRIDHFLGKEGTQDLHVLRFANGLFEHVWDREHVQQVQIDVPETLDVSQRAEFYDATGATLDMLVTHLFQVAAEVAMEPPVDLSPESLQDARESVLAAFRPLAKEDVVLGQFEGYTDIEGVPDDSTTDTFVAARLWVDTDRWHGVPFLLRTGKKLAESQQRVSLLLRKPDGPVTQVPGHGNVVSLSLSGAGSLDLQFVAKKPGPSLELTQATTSLDLADIEGGTPLPPYVSLIHDVVTGDRSLFTTSAGLSKAWASVEPLLEDRPEVQPYEPGSWGPTAANDLAAPCGWLLGQTDE; encoded by the coding sequence ATGAGAGCCGTCTCATGCAGCCGGGCAGGCGTAGCCGCAGGTGGGTACGGGCATGGCACGGGCTGGCGACGCCGGGCGGACCCGGTGGCGCACCCCTGCGAGAGGAGCACCGTGCCCGAGAACGGGACGACCGACAGCGACCTTCCCCCCACCATCTTCGTGCTCTACGGCGCCACCGGTGACCTCGCCCGCCGCATGGTGCTGCCGGCGTTCTTCCAGCTCGCCCAGTACGGCCTGCTGCCGTCGGAGTGGCGGCTCGTCGGCAACGGCCGCGGCGACGTGTCCCACGAGGACTTCCAGGGTCGGGTCAAGGACGCGCTCACCGAGTTCGGCCCCCAGCCCGAGGAGGGCCCGTGGGAGGAGTTCTCGAAGAACCTGCGCTTCGCCGGCGGCGGCTTCGACGAGACCGACCCCGGCAGCCTCCTCGACGTCCTGGAGGACACCAAGGCCGAGATGGGCGGGGACCCCCAGCACGTGCACTACCTGGCCGTCCCCCCGACCGCGTTCGAGAAGCTGACGAAGGGCCTGCAGGAGCACGGCCTGACCGAGGGCTCGCGGGTGGTCTACGAGAAGCCCTACGGCACCGACCCGGAGTCCTTCCGCGAGCTCGACGAGCTGGTGCTCTCCGTGCTCGACGAGGAGCAGGTCTTCCGGATCGACCACTTCCTGGGCAAGGAGGGCACCCAGGACCTGCACGTCCTGCGCTTCGCCAACGGGCTGTTCGAGCACGTCTGGGACCGCGAGCACGTGCAGCAGGTGCAGATCGACGTCCCGGAGACCCTCGACGTCAGCCAGCGCGCCGAGTTCTACGACGCCACCGGCGCCACCCTGGACATGCTGGTCACCCACCTGTTCCAGGTCGCGGCCGAGGTCGCCATGGAGCCCCCGGTCGACCTGTCCCCGGAGTCCCTGCAGGACGCCCGCGAGTCCGTGCTCGCCGCGTTCCGGCCGCTGGCCAAGGAGGACGTCGTCCTCGGGCAGTTCGAGGGCTACACCGACATCGAGGGCGTCCCCGACGACTCGACCACCGACACCTTCGTCGCCGCCCGCCTGTGGGTGGACACCGACCGCTGGCACGGCGTGCCCTTTTTGCTGCGCACCGGCAAGAAGCTCGCCGAGTCCCAGCAGCGGGTCTCCCTGCTGCTGCGCAAGCCCGACGGCCCGGTCACCCAGGTGCCCGGGCACGGCAACGTCGTCTCGCTGTCGCTGTCGGGGGCCGGCTCGCTGGACCTGCAGTTCGTGGCGAAGAAGCCCGGCCCGTCGCTGGAGCTCACCCAGGCCACCACGTCGCTGGACCTCGCCGACATCGAGGGCGGCACCCCGTTGCCGCCCTACGTCTCGCTGATCCACGACGTGGTCACCGGTGACCGGTCGCTGTTCACCACCAGCGCCGGGCTGTCCAAGGCGTGGGCCTCGGTCGAGCCGCTGCTCGAGGACCGGCCCGAGGTGCAGCCCTACGAGCCCGGCTCCTGGGGTCCGACGGCGGCCAACGACCTGGCCGCCCCGTGCGGCTGGCTGCTGGGCCAGACCGACGAGTGA
- a CDS encoding MFS transporter produces the protein MASTVQQQGTETEQHKLPIKTLVSASIGNAVEWFDWTVYATFVVYFAGQFFPAENEALALIGATSTYALAFFFRPLGGYVLGRFADLKGRKAGMLVTILLMAGGSLVIAVLPTYEQVGWFAPILLLLARIAQGMSLGGEVSNASAYLAEIAPASRRGRYSAFFYVSTGTALLLASLLGVLLTSVLTDDQLQAYGWRIAFGIGGVLGFVGMYLRRSLVETDQFEENAEKARATKNPLMQTIKHHPRAVVQLCAFTLLSTLSYYTFFSALTPFAINFRGADGNEVFIALSIGTAIFVALCYPFGALSDRIGRKPQMLFWSGAMAVLIIPLSFLVQDDLFSLIVVFSVGLTLYAMMASLAPAVMSELFPTELRATGIGSWYNLTVALFGGTAPLVITALSGAGHPVFFFVYVAVAAAVAFGVILTLKETRGTELR, from the coding sequence GTGGCCAGCACCGTGCAGCAGCAGGGCACCGAGACCGAGCAGCACAAGCTGCCGATCAAGACACTGGTCTCGGCCAGCATCGGCAACGCCGTGGAGTGGTTCGACTGGACCGTCTACGCCACCTTCGTCGTCTACTTCGCCGGGCAGTTCTTCCCGGCCGAGAACGAGGCGCTGGCGCTGATCGGGGCCACCTCCACCTACGCCCTGGCCTTCTTCTTCCGTCCGCTGGGCGGGTACGTGCTGGGCCGGTTCGCCGACCTCAAGGGCCGCAAGGCCGGCATGCTCGTGACGATCCTGCTGATGGCCGGCGGGTCGCTGGTGATCGCCGTCCTGCCCACCTACGAGCAGGTCGGCTGGTTCGCGCCGATCCTGCTGCTGCTCGCCCGGATCGCCCAGGGCATGAGCCTGGGCGGTGAGGTCTCCAACGCCTCGGCCTACCTGGCCGAGATCGCCCCGGCATCGCGCCGCGGCCGCTACTCGGCGTTCTTCTACGTCTCCACCGGCACCGCGCTGCTGCTGGCCTCGCTGCTGGGTGTGCTGCTCACCAGCGTGCTGACCGACGACCAGCTGCAGGCCTACGGCTGGCGGATCGCCTTCGGCATCGGCGGCGTGCTCGGCTTCGTGGGCATGTACCTGCGGCGCTCGCTGGTCGAGACCGACCAGTTCGAGGAGAACGCGGAAAAGGCCCGGGCCACCAAGAACCCGCTGATGCAGACCATCAAGCACCACCCGCGGGCCGTCGTGCAGCTGTGCGCGTTCACGCTGCTCTCGACCCTGAGCTACTACACGTTCTTCTCCGCGCTCACCCCGTTCGCGATCAACTTCCGGGGCGCCGACGGCAACGAGGTCTTCATCGCCCTCTCGATCGGCACCGCGATCTTCGTCGCGCTCTGCTACCCGTTCGGCGCGCTGTCGGACCGGATCGGGCGCAAGCCGCAGATGCTCTTCTGGTCCGGGGCGATGGCGGTGCTGATCATCCCGCTGTCGTTCCTGGTCCAGGACGACCTGTTCTCCCTCATCGTCGTCTTCTCGGTGGGCCTGACGCTCTACGCGATGATGGCCTCGCTGGCCCCGGCGGTGATGAGCGAGCTGTTCCCGACCGAGCTGCGGGCCACCGGCATCGGCTCCTGGTACAACCTCACGGTCGCGCTCTTCGGGGGCACCGCGCCGCTGGTGATCACCGCGCTGTCCGGGGCCGGGCACCCGGTGTTCTTCTTCGTCTACGTCGCGGTCGCCGCGGCCGTGGCCTTCGGCGTCATCCTCACCCTGAAGGAGACCAGGGGCACCGAGCTGCGCTGA
- a CDS encoding AAA family ATPase — protein MPQWVEGPLVGRAEELARLTGHVARARAGRPSAVLLAGDAGVGKSRLLGELATVARTAGLRVLTGHCLDLGDVGLPYLPFVDLLRPLREEPPPAARRPAVAPLLGGPAASAADEDARLQLFEGVAALLGELAAEQPLLLVLEDLHWADRSSRDLLRYLLTRLVEEPVLLVASYRSDDLHRRHPLRPVLAELVRLPGVERVDLAPLPDVEVAALVRAAAAGDGGVDEQVVADVVARAEGNAFYAEELLAAGAGGAQLPVGLTEVLLTRVEELGPDAQQLLRVTAVAGRRVRHDLLAAVAGLPGRELDAALTETVQRHLLVVEPDGSFRFRHALLREAVLADLLPGERTRVHAAVAARLRVDGTGTAAELAHHARESNDLPAAFTAARQAAEEARSVGAPAEALQHLEAALTLWPAVPDLHAGVPDGEVGLLLSAAAAARAAGELHRGVALLRAARDAVSETADPRLAARVLSTLAQALTRVDDLAGAVVASSRAMELVPAEPVTPERVWAAATRARTAWATGGADAEAQAVAREALAGAEQLGLEDAWSDVVISLARMTESGDPVARTAALTEALERARRAGDVDVELRAAYNLSSIAYEDGDLGAAAGWIDPAVARSVALGVEWSFYAAELRFLQVLVRLARGDWAGAQATAEELARVPDTAAHVRVAGLHVAVARGAEGVREQVDRAAATADRLGHATLLLTAGSAAIELAVWGQDASAAVAVAERTVRRLREIWPLDFLVAVRLVAVALGPVADAAVVAREARDADTAARWVAAGQRLVAQARDAQALFAEHLGEVSREGRAWGLRLDAELGRLLGAADPAAWATAGAAFGDEQVYELARCRWREAEALLAAGDRTSAATVLRAAHDAAVALGAAPLQARLAALARRGRLDAGIPGTRPVDPAAVFTPREAEVLGLVAQGRTNRQIGAQLFISEKTASVHLSRVLAKLGVSGRTEAVAVAAARGLLD, from the coding sequence GTGCCGCAGTGGGTGGAGGGTCCGCTGGTCGGGCGGGCCGAGGAGCTGGCCCGGCTGACCGGGCACGTCGCACGGGCCAGGGCCGGTCGGCCCTCGGCGGTGCTGCTGGCCGGGGACGCCGGGGTCGGCAAGAGCCGGTTGCTCGGGGAGCTGGCCACCGTGGCCCGGACCGCGGGCCTGCGGGTGCTGACCGGCCACTGTCTGGACCTCGGCGACGTCGGCCTGCCCTACCTCCCCTTCGTCGACCTGCTGCGCCCGCTGCGCGAGGAGCCGCCCCCGGCCGCACGCCGCCCGGCGGTCGCCCCGCTCCTGGGCGGACCCGCGGCGTCCGCGGCCGACGAGGACGCCCGGCTCCAGCTCTTCGAGGGGGTGGCCGCGCTGCTGGGGGAACTCGCCGCGGAGCAGCCCCTGCTGCTGGTGCTGGAGGACCTGCACTGGGCCGACCGGTCCAGCCGTGACCTGCTGCGCTACCTGCTCACCCGGCTGGTCGAGGAGCCGGTGTTGCTGGTGGCCAGCTACCGCAGCGACGACCTGCACCGTCGGCACCCGCTGCGCCCGGTCCTGGCCGAGCTCGTCCGGCTGCCCGGGGTCGAGCGGGTGGACCTCGCCCCGCTCCCCGACGTCGAGGTGGCAGCCCTGGTGCGGGCCGCGGCGGCCGGCGACGGCGGGGTCGACGAGCAGGTGGTGGCCGACGTGGTCGCCCGGGCGGAGGGCAACGCGTTCTACGCCGAGGAGCTGCTGGCGGCCGGGGCGGGCGGCGCGCAGCTGCCGGTCGGGCTCACCGAGGTGCTGCTGACCCGGGTCGAGGAGCTGGGGCCCGACGCCCAGCAGCTCCTGCGGGTCACCGCCGTCGCCGGCCGCCGGGTGCGGCACGACCTGCTGGCCGCGGTCGCCGGGCTGCCCGGCCGGGAGCTCGACGCCGCCCTCACCGAGACGGTGCAGCGACACCTGCTGGTGGTCGAACCCGACGGCAGCTTCCGGTTCCGGCACGCCCTGCTCCGCGAGGCGGTGCTGGCCGACCTGCTTCCGGGGGAGCGCACCCGGGTGCACGCCGCCGTCGCCGCCCGGCTGCGGGTCGACGGCACGGGGACCGCGGCCGAGCTCGCCCACCACGCCCGGGAGAGCAACGACCTGCCCGCGGCGTTCACCGCCGCCCGGCAGGCGGCCGAGGAGGCCCGCTCGGTCGGTGCGCCCGCCGAGGCGCTGCAGCACCTGGAGGCGGCGCTCACCCTGTGGCCGGCGGTGCCCGACCTGCACGCGGGTGTCCCGGACGGCGAGGTCGGTCTGCTGTTGTCGGCCGCGGCCGCCGCGCGGGCGGCCGGTGAGCTGCACCGCGGGGTGGCCCTGTTGCGCGCGGCCCGGGACGCGGTGTCCGAGACCGCCGACCCCCGACTGGCCGCCCGGGTGCTGTCCACCCTGGCCCAGGCGCTCACCCGGGTCGACGACCTGGCCGGTGCGGTGGTCGCCAGCAGCCGGGCGATGGAGCTGGTGCCCGCCGAGCCGGTGACCCCCGAGCGGGTCTGGGCGGCCGCCACCCGGGCGCGCACCGCCTGGGCGACCGGCGGTGCCGACGCCGAGGCCCAGGCGGTGGCCCGGGAGGCGCTGGCCGGCGCCGAGCAGCTGGGCCTGGAGGACGCGTGGTCCGACGTGGTCATCTCGCTGGCCCGGATGACCGAGAGCGGCGACCCGGTGGCCCGCACCGCCGCGCTCACCGAGGCACTGGAGCGGGCCCGGCGCGCCGGGGACGTCGACGTCGAGCTGCGCGCCGCCTACAACCTGTCCAGCATCGCCTACGAGGACGGCGACCTCGGGGCCGCCGCGGGCTGGATCGACCCGGCAGTGGCCCGCAGCGTCGCGCTCGGGGTGGAGTGGAGCTTCTACGCCGCCGAGCTGCGCTTCCTGCAGGTCCTGGTGCGGCTGGCGCGCGGTGACTGGGCCGGCGCCCAGGCCACCGCCGAGGAGCTCGCCCGGGTCCCCGACACCGCCGCCCACGTCCGGGTGGCCGGGCTGCACGTGGCCGTGGCGCGCGGCGCCGAGGGGGTGCGCGAACAGGTCGACCGGGCCGCGGCCACCGCCGACCGGCTGGGGCACGCCACGCTGCTGCTCACCGCGGGGAGCGCCGCGATCGAGCTGGCGGTCTGGGGCCAGGACGCCTCGGCCGCGGTGGCCGTCGCCGAGCGCACCGTCCGCCGGCTGCGGGAGATCTGGCCGCTGGACTTCCTGGTCGCCGTCCGGCTGGTGGCCGTGGCGCTGGGGCCGGTCGCCGACGCCGCGGTCGTGGCCCGGGAGGCGCGGGACGCCGACACCGCGGCCCGGTGGGTGGCGGCCGGCCAGCGGCTGGTCGCCCAGGCCCGGGACGCCCAGGCGCTGTTCGCCGAGCACCTCGGGGAGGTCTCCCGGGAGGGTCGGGCGTGGGGGCTGCGGCTGGACGCCGAGCTGGGCCGGCTGCTCGGCGCGGCCGACCCCGCCGCCTGGGCCACCGCCGGCGCCGCCTTCGGGGACGAGCAGGTCTACGAGCTGGCCCGCTGCCGGTGGCGGGAGGCCGAGGCGCTGCTCGCGGCCGGGGACCGCACGTCGGCGGCCACGGTGCTGCGGGCTGCCCACGACGCGGCCGTCGCGCTCGGGGCCGCCCCGCTGCAGGCCCGGCTGGCGGCCCTCGCCCGGCGGGGCCGGCTGGACGCCGGGATCCCCGGGACGCGCCCGGTCGACCCAGCCGCGGTGTTCACCCCGCGGGAGGCCGAGGTGCTCGGGCTGGTGGCCCAGGGCCGCACCAACCGGCAGATCGGTGCGCAGCTGTTCATCAGCGAGAAGACGGCCTCGGTGCACCTGTCCCGGGTGCTCGCCAAGCTCGGCGTCTCCGGGCGCACCGAGGCGGTCGCCGTCGCCGCCGCACGCGGCCTGCTGGACTGA
- a CDS encoding DUF3592 domain-containing protein, whose product MVTALGQAAPVTSTSGLPALVPLAMIVVGALLMAVGVTLYLRRVLRYSRWVPAQGVVTGHQDLSGVRLPVVRFTTAEGSQVTATAATPADVATPGRDGAVRLRYDPARPERFTQQGLVVDRTALTALAVDAVGVLLLAAGLVLR is encoded by the coding sequence ATGGTGACAGCGCTCGGGCAGGCTGCACCGGTGACCTCCACCAGCGGTCTGCCCGCGCTCGTGCCCCTCGCGATGATCGTGGTGGGCGCCCTCCTCATGGCGGTCGGGGTGACCCTCTACCTCCGCCGGGTGCTGCGGTACTCCCGCTGGGTCCCGGCGCAGGGCGTGGTCACCGGACACCAGGACCTGTCCGGGGTCCGCCTCCCCGTCGTCCGGTTCACCACCGCGGAGGGCAGCCAGGTCACGGCCACCGCAGCCACCCCCGCCGACGTGGCGACGCCGGGGCGCGACGGAGCCGTCCGACTGCGGTACGACCCGGCCCGGCCCGAGCGGTTCACCCAGCAGGGCCTGGTGGTCGACCGGACCGCGCTGACCGCGCTGGCCGTCGACGCCGTCGGGGTGCTGCTCCTGGCCGCCGGCCTCGTGCTGCGCTGA
- a CDS encoding serine acetyltransferase yields the protein MRRDADRFAACLRRPDVAALSPRARFGWLVARHPEFRSLVHFRLTPLPWALRALLRALWRPLPTLHLNAAVIGPGLFIEHGFATTLTAAAVGADCWVNQQVTVGHTGRGQPVIGDRVRIGAGAVVVGPVHVGDDAVIGANATVVRDVPAGAVMLAPEAVRRC from the coding sequence CTGCGCCGGGACGCCGACCGGTTCGCCGCGTGCCTGCGCCGTCCGGACGTGGCCGCGTTGTCGCCCCGGGCCCGGTTCGGCTGGCTGGTCGCCCGGCACCCGGAGTTCCGCTCCCTGGTGCACTTCCGGCTGACCCCGTTGCCCTGGGCCCTGCGCGCCCTGCTCCGGGCCCTGTGGCGGCCGTTGCCCACGCTGCACCTCAACGCCGCGGTCATCGGGCCGGGGCTGTTCATCGAGCACGGGTTCGCCACCACGCTCACCGCCGCCGCGGTGGGGGCCGACTGCTGGGTCAACCAGCAGGTCACCGTGGGCCACACCGGCCGCGGCCAGCCCGTGATCGGCGACCGGGTGCGGATCGGGGCCGGCGCCGTCGTCGTCGGGCCGGTGCACGTGGGCGACGACGCGGTGATCGGGGCCAACGCCACCGTCGTCCGCGACGTCCCCGCCGGCGCCGTCATGCTCGCCCCCGAGGCCGTCCGGCGCTGCTGA
- a CDS encoding DEAD/DEAH box helicase, whose product MEPVMASPAPVYAAGARPLRAWQQEALERYETESPKDFLVTATPGAGKTTFALTLASRLLQRREIARVVVVAPTDHLRLQWADAADRAGIVLDPGLTNAVGPVRAGTSGYVTTYAQVAGKPMLHAARSTSVKTLVILDEIHHAGDGLSWGEAVAEAFGSARRRVCLTGTPFRTKADERIPFVRYEEDVFEADDGERGVGLASRADYTYGYKEALADSVVRPVVFAAYTGTARWRNSAGEVVAASLTEAGTKSVEMAAWRTVLDPKGQWVPHVIAAMDERITHLREHGIPDAAGLVLASDQDDARAYAKIVRRITGKAPELILSDDPKASKKIERFATGSARIAVCVRMVSEGVDIPRAAVLAWMTSYRTPLFFAQAVGRVVRARDPRESATVFLPAVRPLLALAAAMETERNHVMPPPKRVEDEDLEALDLPEREPREGELQKWEALEADARFAHVLHGGTAHTGAGNRPALVDGDAEDFIGIPGLLTPEQTAELLSKRDDDLRLRIAASHRAGDAEDFMVVDEPPEEEAAGWRDAADLRREINRLVSRVSAKTSTPHAVVHTQLRQSVPGPPSASASVDVLRMRRERLRTML is encoded by the coding sequence ATGGAGCCCGTCATGGCCTCCCCCGCACCCGTCTACGCCGCCGGCGCACGCCCCCTCCGCGCCTGGCAGCAGGAGGCCCTCGAGCGCTACGAGACCGAGTCGCCCAAGGACTTCCTGGTCACCGCGACCCCCGGTGCCGGGAAGACCACCTTCGCCCTGACGCTGGCCTCCCGTCTGCTCCAGCGCCGCGAGATCGCCCGCGTCGTCGTCGTCGCCCCGACCGACCACCTGCGCCTGCAGTGGGCCGACGCCGCCGACCGCGCGGGCATCGTGCTGGACCCCGGCCTGACCAACGCCGTCGGTCCGGTCCGGGCGGGCACCTCGGGCTACGTGACCACCTACGCCCAGGTCGCCGGCAAGCCGATGCTGCACGCCGCCCGCTCCACCTCGGTGAAGACGCTGGTGATCCTGGACGAGATCCACCACGCCGGGGACGGCCTGTCCTGGGGCGAGGCGGTCGCCGAGGCCTTCGGCAGCGCCCGCCGCCGGGTCTGCCTGACCGGGACCCCGTTCCGCACCAAGGCCGACGAGCGGATCCCCTTCGTGCGCTACGAGGAGGACGTGTTCGAGGCCGACGACGGCGAGCGCGGCGTCGGGCTGGCCTCCCGGGCGGACTACACCTACGGCTACAAGGAGGCGCTGGCTGACAGCGTCGTCCGGCCGGTGGTGTTCGCCGCCTACACCGGCACCGCACGCTGGCGGAACTCCGCCGGCGAGGTGGTCGCCGCCTCGCTCACCGAGGCCGGCACCAAGAGCGTGGAGATGGCCGCCTGGCGCACGGTGCTCGACCCCAAGGGCCAGTGGGTGCCGCACGTCATCGCCGCGATGGACGAGCGGATCACCCACCTGCGCGAGCACGGCATCCCCGACGCCGCCGGGCTGGTGCTGGCCTCGGACCAGGACGACGCCCGCGCCTACGCCAAGATCGTCCGCCGGATCACCGGCAAGGCGCCGGAGCTGATCCTCTCCGACGACCCCAAGGCGTCGAAGAAGATCGAGCGGTTCGCCACCGGCTCGGCCCGGATCGCCGTCTGCGTGCGGATGGTGTCCGAGGGCGTGGACATCCCGCGGGCCGCCGTCCTGGCCTGGATGACCTCTTACCGGACCCCGCTGTTCTTCGCCCAGGCCGTCGGGCGTGTCGTCCGGGCCCGGGACCCGCGGGAGTCGGCGACGGTGTTCCTGCCCGCCGTCCGGCCGCTGTTGGCGCTGGCCGCGGCGATGGAGACCGAGCGCAACCACGTCATGCCCCCGCCCAAGCGGGTGGAGGACGAGGACCTCGAGGCCCTAGACCTGCCCGAGCGCGAGCCCCGCGAGGGCGAGCTGCAGAAGTGGGAGGCGCTGGAGGCCGACGCCCGCTTCGCGCACGTGCTGCACGGGGGCACCGCGCACACCGGCGCCGGCAACCGCCCGGCGCTGGTCGACGGCGACGCCGAGGACTTCATCGGCATCCCGGGGCTGCTCACCCCCGAGCAGACCGCCGAGCTGCTCTCCAAGCGGGACGACGACCTGCGGCTGCGCATCGCGGCCAGCCACCGGGCCGGGGACGCCGAGGACTTCATGGTCGTCGACGAGCCCCCCGAGGAGGAGGCCGCCGGCTGGCGGGACGCCGCGGACCTCCGCCGGGAGATCAACCGGCTGGTCTCCCGCGTCTCGGCCAAGACGTCCACCCCGCACGCGGTGGTGCACACCCAGCTGCGCCAGTCGGTCCCCGGCCCGCCGTCCGCCTCGGCCTCGGTGGACGTGCTGCGGATGCGCCGGGAGCGCCTGCGCACGATGCTCTGA
- a CDS encoding DEAD/DEAH box helicase — MTDGPLIVQSDKTLLLEVDHPRSKECRAAIAPFAELERSPEHVHTYRVTPLALWNARAAGHDAEQVVDALVRFSRYPVPHALLVDVADTMDRYGRLTLSTNPVHGLVLTTTDRAVLTEVSRSKKVAPMLSSRIDEDTFVVNPSERGRLKQALLKIGWPAEDLAGYVDGQAHPIELDQADWHLRDYQQEAVDGFWAGGSGVVVLPCGAGKTLVGAAAMAEAKATTLILVTNTVAGRQWKRELIARTSLTEDEIGEYSGERKEIRPVTIATYQVITTRRKGEYRHLDLFDAQDWGLIVYDEVHLLPAPIFRLTADLQSRRRLGLTATLVREDGREDDVFSLIGPKRYDAPWRDIEAQGYIAPAECIEVRVSLDDEERMTYAVAEPEERYKIAATAQSKMPVIRRILERHPDEQKLVIGAYLEQLEELGVALDAPVIQGSTTNKERERLFAAFRTGEIKTLVVSKVANFSIDLPEAAVAVQVSGTFGSRQEEAQRLGRVLRPKADGRTAHFYTVVSRDTLDSEYSAHRQRFLAEQGYAYTIVDAADLAGRGEVNGPDWVDESTD, encoded by the coding sequence GTGACCGACGGACCCCTGATCGTCCAGTCCGACAAGACCCTGCTGCTGGAGGTCGACCACCCCCGGTCCAAGGAGTGCCGGGCCGCGATCGCCCCGTTCGCGGAGCTGGAGCGCTCCCCCGAGCACGTGCACACCTACCGGGTGACCCCGCTGGCGCTGTGGAACGCGCGCGCCGCCGGGCACGACGCCGAGCAGGTCGTCGACGCCCTGGTGCGGTTCAGCCGCTACCCGGTGCCGCACGCGCTGCTGGTCGACGTCGCCGACACGATGGACCGCTACGGCCGGCTCACGCTGTCCACGAACCCGGTGCACGGCCTGGTCCTCACCACGACCGACCGCGCGGTGCTCACCGAGGTCTCGCGCAGCAAGAAGGTCGCCCCGATGCTGTCCTCCCGCATCGACGAGGACACCTTCGTGGTGAACCCCTCCGAGCGCGGCCGGCTCAAGCAGGCGCTGCTCAAGATCGGCTGGCCGGCCGAGGACCTCGCTGGCTACGTCGACGGGCAGGCGCACCCGATCGAGCTCGACCAGGCCGACTGGCACCTGCGCGACTACCAGCAGGAGGCCGTCGACGGGTTCTGGGCCGGCGGTTCCGGCGTCGTCGTCCTGCCCTGTGGGGCCGGGAAGACCCTGGTCGGCGCCGCGGCCATGGCCGAGGCGAAGGCCACCACGCTGATCCTGGTGACCAACACGGTCGCCGGGCGGCAGTGGAAGCGCGAGCTCATCGCCCGCACCTCGCTGACCGAGGACGAGATCGGCGAGTACTCCGGGGAGCGCAAGGAGATCCGCCCCGTCACCATCGCGACCTACCAGGTGATCACCACCCGCCGGAAGGGCGAGTACCGGCACCTGGACCTCTTCGACGCCCAGGACTGGGGCCTGATCGTCTACGACGAGGTGCACCTGCTCCCCGCGCCGATCTTCCGGCTGACCGCCGACCTGCAGTCCCGCCGTCGGCTCGGCCTCACCGCCACGCTGGTGCGCGAGGACGGCCGGGAGGACGACGTGTTCTCCCTCATCGGGCCCAAGCGGTACGACGCCCCGTGGCGCGACATCGAGGCCCAGGGCTACATCGCCCCTGCCGAGTGCATCGAGGTGCGGGTCTCCCTCGACGACGAGGAGCGGATGACCTACGCGGTCGCCGAGCCCGAGGAGCGGTACAAGATCGCGGCGACCGCGCAGTCCAAGATGCCGGTCATCCGGCGGATCCTGGAGCGGCACCCCGACGAGCAGAAGCTGGTCATCGGCGCCTACCTCGAGCAGCTCGAGGAGCTCGGTGTCGCCCTGGACGCCCCGGTGATCCAGGGCTCGACGACCAACAAGGAGCGGGAGCGGCTGTTCGCGGCGTTCCGCACGGGTGAGATCAAGACCCTCGTCGTCTCCAAGGTCGCGAACTTCTCCATCGACCTGCCCGAGGCAGCCGTCGCCGTGCAGGTGTCGGGGACCTTCGGCTCGCGCCAGGAGGAGGCCCAGCGGCTGGGCCGGGTGCTGCGCCCCAAGGCCGACGGCCGGACGGCGCACTTCTACACCGTGGTCAGCCGGGACACCCTGGACAGCGAGTACTCCGCGCACCGCCAGCGCTTCCTCGCCGAGCAGGGCTACGCGTACACGATCGTCGACGCCGCGGACCTCGCCGGCCGCGGCGAGGTCAACGGTCCCGACTGGGTCGACGAGTCCACCGACTGA